Part of the uncultured Anaeromusa sp. genome is shown below.
AGCGTCTGTGGCGGAGCTTTGCATGCGCCATGCCTTTGCCAATGCGGGGCAGGTTTGTATTTCGTGCCAGCGCGTCTATGTGCATCGCGATATATTCCAGGAATTTTGCAATGCCGCCGTTACTTTTACTAAAACCTTGAAGGTTGGCAACCCTAAAGAAAATGAAACAGACATTGGCCCGATGATTCACGAGCAAGAAGCGCAGCGAGCTGAAGCTTGGGTGCAAGAGGCGGTAGCTGAAGGTGCGCGGGTTCTTACCGGAGGAAAGAGAGATAAGGCTTGGTATGAACCCACGATTTTGACGCAAGTGAGTTCGGACATGAAGGTGGTCTGTCAAGAAACCTTTGCGCCGATTGTCTCTGTTATTCCGTATGACACTATAGCGGAGGCGGTCAAGCAAGTAAACGATTCCGTATATGGTTTGCAGGCAGGCGTCTTCACCAAGTCCATTGAAACGGCTAATTACTGTATAGAAGCGCTCCATGTGGGCGGGGTGATTATCAACGACGGAGCTACCTTCAGGACGGATAACATGCCCTATGGAGGCGTAAAAGAAAGCGGCATTGGCCGCGAAGGTCCGCAATATGCTGTGCGGGAAATGACAGAAGAAAAGTTGGTTGTGTTTAATATGTAATACGCAGTAACTCCCTTCTTAAGCGGAAGGGAGTTCTTTCCCTGTTAATAAGGAGGTGCGAAATGGTTAGCTTTCGTGAGTTGGCCGCTTTGCCGAATTTGGCAAAGGGGAAAGTTGTTGCCGGTATGACCGGGCAGGACCGGCTGGTAAGGTGGGTGCACTTTCTTGATTTGCCGGATGTTCTTCCTTGGGTGCAAGGCGGGGAATTGTTGATTATTACGGGTATGGGCTTGCAAGGAGATCTGCAAAAACTAACGCTTCTTGTGCAAGGAGTTATTCAAAAACAACTAGCAGGGCTTATTATTAACGTGGGTCCGTATATTGCTGAAATTCCCCAAGAAGTGTTAGACTTAGCGGAACAAGCGGCGTTCCCGGTACTGGAGCTTCCTTGGGAAGTAAAGCTAGTTGAAGTGATGCAAGAAGCGAGCAGCTATATTGTTCTGAGACAAACAGAGCAACGCTCGGTCAGCGATTTTTTTGAGCAGCTATTGCTGCAGAAATCGTCGGATAAAGAGATGCTTGTGAGGCGAGCGGATACGTACGGCTATGATTTGTCCAAACCGCTGCAAGCGGTTGTTATTCAGCCAGCTGAGTTGTCTTCCTATATTGCCGAGACAGAGCTGCAGGAAGAAGCGGATTTGGTATTGTTAAAAACCCGTATAGAGCAATATGTGCGGGATTTTTTTTCGTTGCAGCACCGGAAAGTTTTACTGACCTGGTGGATGAATGCGATTGTCATCCTGCTTCCGTGGGAAAGGAAGTTTGCGCAAAAAAATACGGATTTAGTACAAGAGCTTGTGCGCAAGCTGAAGGGAAGATATCCCCAGTTAGCTATTGTCGCTTCGTTAGGCAGCGGGGTTGAAAATTTGGAAATGGTGCATTGCAGCTATCGTCAAGCGTGTAAATTGCTCTGGCTGGCGGAATCGACAGCGGCTACAAGGCCGGTTTATGCGTATGAACAGTTGGGCTTGTATAAATTGCTGCTGGAAATAGAACCAGAAAAGCTAGAGGAATATTATCAAGAGGTTATCGGTCCTTTGAACGAATATGACCGAATTTATAAAATGGATTTAGCGGGCAGTCTTTTTGCCTATTTTGAAGAAAACGGCAATGTCGTTCGTACGGCAAAACGGCTTTTTTTACATCGCAATACGCTGGATTATCGGCTGAAAAAAGTAGAAGAAGCAACAGGAAAGTCCATGAATGATCCTTATGATCGTCTGACGTTGCAGTTAGGAGTCATTGTGGGGCGGCAGTTAAAGCATAATCGTTTAAATGAAGGAGTATAACTGACTTGCGTTGTGCATGTTTCCTATAAAGCGGCGGTTTTATTGTGAGTGTATCACATGGTCGCCGCCGAATTCCTTTGCTACAATAAAACCAGAATAAGGAACTAGTTAACGGAGTTTTTGACAAGCTTGAAAACTCAGCAAGCGCTAGTAAAGAAGCAAGGCGATGAAGCCGGAATTATATCTTTAGGATATAGTTCCGGCTATTGTTCTTGTGAGGAGGGGT
Proteins encoded:
- a CDS encoding PucR family transcriptional regulator ligand-binding domain-containing protein, with product MVSFRELAALPNLAKGKVVAGMTGQDRLVRWVHFLDLPDVLPWVQGGELLIITGMGLQGDLQKLTLLVQGVIQKQLAGLIINVGPYIAEIPQEVLDLAEQAAFPVLELPWEVKLVEVMQEASSYIVLRQTEQRSVSDFFEQLLLQKSSDKEMLVRRADTYGYDLSKPLQAVVIQPAELSSYIAETELQEEADLVLLKTRIEQYVRDFFSLQHRKVLLTWWMNAIVILLPWERKFAQKNTDLVQELVRKLKGRYPQLAIVASLGSGVENLEMVHCSYRQACKLLWLAESTAATRPVYAYEQLGLYKLLLEIEPEKLEEYYQEVIGPLNEYDRIYKMDLAGSLFAYFEENGNVVRTAKRLFLHRNTLDYRLKKVEEATGKSMNDPYDRLTLQLGVIVGRQLKHNRLNEGV